The following proteins come from a genomic window of Manduca sexta isolate Smith_Timp_Sample1 chromosome 6, JHU_Msex_v1.0, whole genome shotgun sequence:
- the LOC115444454 gene encoding uncharacterized protein LOC115444454, whose amino-acid sequence MAYEEYIVLVLCVCFYSSLQLLPLPDYIHPCAELSDECFTKATLDAIPGIVQGIPEAGIPPLDPLYLDKNISIVLPGNLKMTFHDAKLVGLSSCVPDKVSSRRDKRMFIFDMHCNFTIRGVYSLLGRLLLFNLDTEGGAKIKIWNQRIRLEVVERVVKNDAGEGHYKINSYKYKADYGTDLKLNLTNLIRGNPEISQNILRVLNSDSQAFAKEFGGPILDYAIDYAMNVTQRFFDAYTYDQLTHVPLTEEFFEKE is encoded by the exons ATGGCCTACGAGGAATACATTGTTTTGGTGTTGTGCGTGTGTTTCTACAGCAGTCTGCAGTTGTTGCCGCTGC CTGATTACATCCACCCCTGTGCGGAACTGAGCGATGAATGTTTCACAAAAGCGACCCTGGACGCGATCCCGGGAATCGTCCAAGGAATCCCGGAGGCCGGGATACCGCCCCTAGACCCTTTATACTTGGACAAGAACATCAGCATAGTATTACCAGGGAATCTGAAGATGACCTTCCATGACGCAAAGTTGGTCGGCTTGAGCTCTTGCGTGCCTGACAAAGTGTC GTCCCGTCGCGACAAACGCATGTTCATATTCGACATGCACTGTAACTTCACGATCCGCGGCGTGTACAGCCTCCTGGGCCGACTGCTGCTCTTCAATCTCGACACCGAGGGTGGTGCCAAGATCAAAATCT GGAACCAACGCATTCGCCTCGAAGTGGTAGAAAGAGTGGTGAAAAACGACGCAGGAGAAGGGCACTACAAAATCAACTCTTACAAATATAAAGCTGATTATGGAACTGATCTCAAACTAAACCTGACCAACCTGATAAGAGGGAACCCTGAAATCA GTCAAAACATCCTTCGGGTACTAAACTCAGATTCCCAAGCGTTTGCCAAGGAGTTCGGCGGGCCGATCCTGGACTACGCGATAGACTACGCCATGAACGTTACACAAAGGTTTTTCGACGCGTATACCTATGACCAGCTTACACACGTCCCGCTCACTGAGGAGTTCTTCGAGAAGGAGTAG